A single region of the Plantactinospora soyae genome encodes:
- a CDS encoding ABC transporter permease has protein sequence MSAKSHSMVMLRRNFKHIARNPTSVFNAVLMPIVIMLMFVYMFGDAFNVGVDYIDYATPGLMLLAVCYGLGATATSVNSDMTKGIINRFKVMDVSRGAVLAGHVVASVLTNLIAIAALIGVAFLLGFSPSASSLDWLGVVGVVVLLGFATGWFTVALGLAAKSPETAGLASVPLVMLPFFSSAIVPAEKMGPGLRQFAEYQPFTPIIETLRGLLNGAPSSTAAITAIAWCVGIALVGYLWAGSTFQKRA, from the coding sequence ATGAGCGCCAAGTCCCACTCGATGGTGATGTTGCGTCGCAACTTCAAGCACATCGCCCGGAACCCGACCTCGGTGTTCAACGCGGTCCTGATGCCGATCGTGATCATGTTGATGTTCGTCTACATGTTCGGTGACGCCTTCAACGTCGGTGTCGACTACATCGACTACGCGACGCCGGGACTGATGCTGTTGGCGGTCTGTTACGGGCTGGGGGCCACCGCGACCTCGGTGAACTCGGACATGACGAAGGGCATCATCAACCGGTTCAAGGTCATGGACGTCTCCCGTGGCGCGGTGCTGGCCGGTCACGTCGTCGCCAGTGTGCTGACCAACCTGATCGCCATCGCGGCCCTGATCGGGGTGGCCTTCCTGCTGGGATTCAGCCCGTCGGCGAGTTCCCTCGACTGGCTCGGCGTGGTCGGCGTCGTCGTGCTGCTCGGCTTCGCGACCGGCTGGTTCACGGTCGCCCTGGGGCTGGCGGCGAAGTCTCCGGAGACGGCGGGTCTGGCCTCGGTGCCGCTGGTCATGCTGCCGTTCTTCAGCAGCGCGATCGTACCGGCCGAGAAGATGGGACCCGGCCTGCGGCAGTTCGCGGAGTACCAGCCCTTCACGCCGATCATCGAGACCCTGCGCGGGTTGCTCAACGGCGCACCGTCCTCCACCGCCGCGATCACCGCCATCGCCTGGTGCGTCGGCATCGCCCTCGTCGGGTACCTGTGGGCGGGTTCCACCTTCCAGAAGCGCGCCTGA
- a CDS encoding SigB/SigF/SigG family RNA polymerase sigma factor: MTAPTTTRATTTESEAPATVAVETRTRFPAKSGALADSATDLLLAMTALPAQHPSRPALRAKAIEAWIPLANHLAHRYSGRGEPTDDLIQTAAVGLIKAIDKFDPTRGVDFAGYAIPTIIGELKRHFRDRTWDIRVPRRLQELRLAISEANSNLLQTLGRSPTVTDIARHLNLTEEEVLEGLEGARAYNAVSLSTPTGDGERATELGDMLGGEDGEYELAELRVALGPALATLDEREQKILTLRFYGNLTQSQIAEQIGVSQMHISRLLTRALTKLRGQLGDTY, translated from the coding sequence ATGACCGCACCGACCACCACCCGGGCCACCACCACCGAGTCCGAGGCTCCGGCCACCGTCGCCGTCGAGACCCGCACCCGGTTCCCCGCCAAGTCCGGCGCCCTCGCCGACAGCGCCACCGACCTGCTCCTGGCCATGACCGCACTACCCGCGCAGCACCCCTCCCGACCCGCCCTGCGCGCCAAGGCCATCGAAGCCTGGATCCCCCTGGCCAACCACCTCGCCCACCGCTACAGCGGACGCGGCGAACCCACCGACGACCTCATCCAGACCGCCGCCGTCGGACTCATCAAAGCCATCGACAAATTCGACCCCACCCGCGGCGTCGACTTCGCCGGCTACGCCATCCCGACCATCATCGGCGAACTCAAACGACACTTCCGCGACCGCACCTGGGACATCCGCGTACCCCGCCGACTCCAGGAACTCCGCCTCGCCATCAGCGAAGCCAACAGCAACCTGCTCCAGACCCTCGGCCGCTCCCCGACCGTCACCGACATCGCCCGCCACCTCAACCTCACCGAGGAAGAGGTCCTCGAAGGCCTCGAAGGCGCCCGCGCCTACAACGCCGTCTCCCTGTCCACCCCGACCGGCGACGGCGAACGCGCCACCGAACTCGGCGACATGCTCGGCGGCGAGGACGGCGAATACGAACTCGCCGAACTCCGGGTCGCCCTCGGCCCCGCCCTGGCCACCCTCGACGAGCGCGAGCAGAAGATCCTCACCCTCCGCTTCTACGGCAACCTCACCCAGTCCCAGATCGCCGAGCAGATCGGCGTCTCCCAGATGCACATCAGCCGACTCCTCACCCGCGCCCTCACCAAACTCCGCGGCCAGCTCGGCGACACGTACTGA
- a CDS encoding DUF4097 family beta strand repeat-containing protein, protein MPTYATPGPIVATVVVAGARVRVTASDRTDTVVLVEPIDKASKSDVRVADRTRVDFTGGQLSVNTTTSGDRNGSVAIAIDLPTGSSLISYLAYSDVHADGSFGECELHMASGRVQLDRIDALQANISAGEVTIGHIAERATIDGAAFAMRISEVEDVVKLSNSGGQIWIGHASSDLDLSSGSGGFDIDRADGSVTARTGDGAIRIGRLTHGQAELSNHSGNIEVGISEGTAARVDATSKRGSVCNSVPSQENPGTSDHRVTVHASTRHGDITIGRAAS, encoded by the coding sequence ATGCCTACCTACGCCACGCCAGGACCCATCGTCGCCACCGTTGTCGTCGCCGGTGCTCGGGTACGGGTCACCGCGAGCGACCGGACCGACACCGTGGTGCTGGTCGAACCGATCGACAAGGCGAGCAAGTCCGACGTCAGGGTGGCCGACCGGACCAGGGTCGACTTCACCGGCGGTCAGCTGTCGGTCAACACCACCACCTCCGGGGACAGGAACGGCTCGGTCGCCATCGCGATCGACCTGCCCACCGGCTCCAGCCTGATCTCGTACCTGGCGTACTCGGATGTCCACGCTGACGGCTCGTTCGGCGAGTGCGAGCTGCACATGGCGTCGGGTCGGGTCCAGCTCGACCGCATCGACGCGCTCCAGGCGAACATCTCGGCCGGTGAGGTCACGATCGGCCACATCGCCGAGCGCGCCACCATCGACGGCGCGGCGTTCGCGATGCGGATCAGCGAGGTCGAGGACGTCGTCAAGCTGTCGAACTCGGGCGGGCAGATCTGGATCGGCCACGCCTCGTCCGACCTCGACCTCAGCAGCGGCAGCGGCGGTTTCGACATCGACCGCGCCGACGGCAGCGTCACCGCCAGGACGGGCGACGGCGCCATCCGGATCGGCCGGTTGACCCACGGCCAGGCGGAGCTGTCGAACCATTCGGGAAACATCGAGGTCGGGATCAGCGAGGGCACCGCCGCCAGGGTGGACGCCACCAGCAAGCGAGGATCGGTGTGCAACTCCGTACCGTCCCAGGAGAACCCTGGCACGTCCGATCACAGGGTCACGGTCCACGCCAGTACGCGGCACGGCGACATCACCATCGGACGCGCGGCGAGCTGA
- a CDS encoding serine/threonine protein kinase, whose protein sequence is MSSLSLHAGDPDHLGGYELLARLGSGGMGTVFLGRSPQGRRVAIKVVRTEFTRDREFLGRFRSEVARARQVPPFCTAEVLDADLDHDPPYLVVEYVDGPDLADVVRERGPLSPGALHSAALGIATALAAIHGAGVIHRDLKPGNVLFALGGLKVIDFGIARPLEATSQHTRTDQVVGTVAYMAPERFDEQPGPRMSPAADVFAWGAVVTFAGTGRTPFAADSAAATAMRILTQPPMLDGLPVPLRGIVARTLAKDPAERPTARELLDLLLAADRPDGAAPTQPIPAGAVPAYPVRPATIDRNTPVQDRGTDAGRPRRRLFAGVGIAVGTLAVLLVSGLLGNRLLDNGADRTGAGSTASSAGAPGPSAGSPTGSSKPAPLPVQTGNAAILAGTRRTLIHFVEEDRDLALPLPDRVAVSDGTGADAQFALVPLGVEYMIKSMQPNHGAQTCLGVKYSPSDSASLVGTGCAPTKATLFTLTPTGKKDDKGRPTYTIFNDEHGFVQWDDARSEIYVQFVGDSPPDATFSFVDRGAIEG, encoded by the coding sequence TTGTCGAGTCTTTCCCTGCACGCGGGCGACCCGGACCACCTCGGCGGTTACGAGTTGCTCGCCCGACTCGGCTCGGGCGGTATGGGCACGGTGTTCCTGGGGCGCTCACCGCAGGGCCGGCGGGTCGCGATCAAGGTCGTCCGGACCGAGTTCACCCGTGATCGCGAGTTCCTCGGCCGGTTCCGCAGCGAGGTCGCCCGGGCCCGGCAGGTGCCGCCGTTCTGCACCGCGGAGGTGCTCGACGCGGATCTCGACCACGACCCGCCGTACCTGGTGGTCGAGTATGTCGACGGACCGGACCTGGCGGACGTGGTCCGCGAGCGGGGGCCACTCTCGCCCGGGGCGCTGCACAGCGCGGCGCTCGGCATCGCCACCGCGCTGGCCGCGATCCACGGCGCCGGGGTGATCCACCGCGACCTCAAGCCGGGCAACGTGCTCTTCGCGCTGGGCGGCCTCAAGGTGATCGACTTCGGCATCGCCCGGCCGCTGGAGGCGACCAGCCAGCACACCCGTACCGATCAGGTGGTCGGGACCGTCGCCTACATGGCGCCGGAACGCTTCGACGAGCAGCCCGGCCCGCGGATGAGTCCCGCCGCCGACGTCTTCGCCTGGGGTGCGGTGGTCACCTTCGCGGGCACCGGCCGGACGCCGTTCGCGGCGGACTCGGCGGCGGCCACCGCGATGCGCATCCTGACCCAGCCGCCGATGCTGGACGGCCTGCCCGTGCCGTTGCGCGGCATCGTCGCCCGGACCCTCGCCAAGGATCCGGCCGAGCGGCCGACGGCCCGGGAACTACTCGACCTGCTTCTGGCCGCGGACCGACCGGACGGTGCGGCACCGACCCAGCCGATACCGGCGGGGGCGGTGCCGGCCTACCCCGTCCGGCCGGCGACCATCGACCGGAACACGCCGGTGCAAGATCGTGGCACGGATGCGGGACGGCCGCGGCGCCGCCTGTTCGCGGGGGTGGGCATCGCCGTGGGCACCCTCGCGGTTCTGCTGGTCTCCGGCCTCCTGGGCAACAGGCTGCTGGACAACGGCGCCGACCGCACCGGAGCGGGGAGCACCGCGTCGTCGGCCGGCGCGCCCGGCCCCTCGGCCGGCTCGCCGACCGGCTCGTCGAAGCCGGCGCCCTTGCCCGTGCAGACCGGGAACGCCGCCATCCTCGCCGGGACCCGACGTACCCTCATCCATTTCGTCGAGGAGGACCGGGATCTTGCCCTGCCCCTTCCCGACCGGGTGGCGGTATCCGACGGCACGGGCGCGGACGCCCAGTTCGCCCTCGTTCCGCTGGGCGTCGAATACATGATCAAGTCGATGCAGCCCAACCACGGCGCGCAGACCTGCCTCGGCGTGAAGTACAGCCCGAGCGACTCGGCTTCGCTGGTCGGAACCGGCTGCGCGCCCACCAAGGCGACGCTCTTCACGCTCACGCCCACCGGCAAGAAGGACGACAAGGGTCGGCCGACGTACACGATCTTCAATGACGAACACGGCTTCGTGCAGTGGGACGACGCCAGGTCGGAGATCTACGTGCAGTTCGTCGGCGATTCCCCGCCCGACGCGACGTTCAGCTTCGTCGACCGGGGCGCGATCGAGGGGTAG
- a CDS encoding BTAD domain-containing putative transcriptional regulator translates to MQIGMLGSFEVRTDDGSIADVPGARLRGLLIALALEPGRVVQKAALVDWIWGERPPADATNALHRLVSRLRKVLPEGSVEGHTDGYRLAVEPDAVDAVRFERLVSAGQVRNDDPRRVRLLREALALWRGTAMQDVGLPDSAAFNAAVTRLEGLRLTALEDRVDAEIGLGHGTELVTELTDMVAAHPMRERLVAALIRALASAGRDSEALLVYQRTKEALADALGVDPSPELSALHVALLRGELGRREETRKTNLRAELTSFVGKDADVAAVHELVAEHRLTTLIGPGGSGKTRLATETARTLLGDLPGGAWLVELAAIGADGDVAQATLAGLGLRDALLGEATNADPTERLIAAIRDREALLVLDNCEHVIETAATLAHRVLGECRRLRILATSREPLGITGEALWLVEPLALPEEDADPDDFSSSPAVVLLRDRAGAVRKDLAFDAHTLSTMARVCRALDGMPLAIELAAARLRTMSLDQLAHRLDDRFRLLTGGSRTALPRHRTLRAVVDWSWELLTDAERLVLRRLSVFTAGASLEAAERVCAENGIEQDEVLELLTSLVEKSLLRTDGSRAPRYRMLGTIKEYAGNRLVEAGESDLARQAHLAYFTELAETADPHLRRAEQLEWLAALDVEHDNISSAMRGALAAGEAYGAMRLAAGAGWYWWLSGRKAEGLELVTAATRTPGEVTDDIRAVVYALVVHFISSGRADEHQVAEWIHKGYQSSLRAQRRHPLLGFVVPLERMLEAPDAFLPAWEALLDDGDPWVRALARLQLGKMRIMLGQEGPEADAHLEMALTEFRAIGERFGISFALTELADRLATRGEFAGACEYYEQAVEVVTPVGATEDVIRMRSRQARLYWLLGDEESSAAAIAEAQRCAERVTWPDALAELALAKAEIAYWGGNAEEAHRQLDVATTMLGDEAERPNIRAVTHDLLGYLVDDLAEARTHRAVAAQAAAEAGHAPLIAQVLVGVADLALRREQYEQAARLLAASAAVRGMPDRSHPDLARIEQAARHRLGDPGFAEATREGTLTNWSQLVEVTLAA, encoded by the coding sequence GTGCAGATCGGGATGCTCGGATCGTTCGAGGTTCGCACGGACGACGGCAGCATCGCCGACGTGCCGGGCGCCCGGCTGCGTGGGCTGTTGATCGCCCTCGCGCTCGAACCCGGCCGGGTGGTCCAGAAGGCGGCGCTCGTCGACTGGATCTGGGGTGAGCGCCCGCCCGCCGACGCGACGAACGCCCTGCACCGGCTGGTTTCCCGGCTGCGGAAGGTATTGCCGGAGGGATCGGTCGAGGGGCATACCGACGGCTACCGGTTGGCGGTGGAACCCGACGCCGTCGACGCCGTACGGTTCGAGCGCCTCGTCAGCGCGGGCCAGGTCCGGAACGACGATCCACGCCGGGTACGGCTGCTGCGCGAGGCGCTCGCCCTGTGGCGCGGTACCGCCATGCAGGACGTCGGCCTGCCGGACAGCGCGGCGTTCAACGCGGCGGTCACCCGGCTCGAGGGGCTACGCCTGACCGCCCTGGAGGATCGGGTCGATGCGGAGATCGGCCTCGGCCACGGTACGGAGCTGGTCACCGAACTGACCGACATGGTTGCCGCCCATCCGATGCGAGAACGGCTTGTCGCCGCGCTGATCCGTGCCCTCGCCTCGGCCGGTCGGGACAGCGAGGCGCTGCTCGTGTACCAGCGTACGAAGGAGGCCCTGGCCGACGCGTTGGGCGTCGACCCCTCGCCGGAGCTGTCCGCGTTGCACGTCGCGCTGCTGCGGGGCGAGTTGGGGCGGCGGGAGGAAACCCGGAAGACCAACCTCCGTGCCGAACTCACCAGCTTCGTCGGCAAGGACGCCGATGTCGCCGCGGTCCACGAGCTGGTTGCCGAACATCGGCTCACCACCCTGATCGGGCCGGGCGGCTCGGGGAAGACCCGGCTGGCCACGGAGACCGCGCGCACGCTGCTCGGCGACCTGCCGGGCGGGGCCTGGCTGGTGGAACTCGCCGCCATCGGCGCGGACGGTGACGTGGCGCAGGCGACGCTCGCCGGGCTCGGGCTGCGGGACGCTCTGCTCGGCGAGGCGACGAACGCGGACCCGACGGAACGGCTCATCGCCGCGATCCGCGATCGGGAGGCGCTGCTGGTCCTGGACAACTGTGAGCACGTGATCGAGACCGCCGCGACGCTGGCCCATCGCGTACTCGGGGAGTGCCGGCGGCTGCGGATCCTGGCGACGAGCAGGGAGCCGCTCGGCATCACCGGTGAGGCGCTGTGGCTGGTCGAGCCGCTGGCCCTGCCGGAGGAGGATGCCGACCCGGACGATTTCAGCTCCTCGCCAGCGGTCGTGTTGCTGCGGGACCGGGCGGGCGCGGTACGCAAGGATCTCGCCTTCGACGCCCACACGTTGTCGACGATGGCGCGTGTCTGCCGGGCGCTGGACGGAATGCCGCTGGCGATCGAACTCGCCGCAGCCAGGTTGCGCACCATGTCCCTCGATCAACTCGCCCACCGGCTCGACGACCGGTTCCGCCTGCTGACCGGCGGTAGCCGTACCGCGTTGCCACGGCATCGGACGCTGCGCGCGGTGGTCGACTGGAGTTGGGAGTTGCTCACCGACGCCGAACGGCTGGTCCTGCGGCGGCTGTCGGTGTTCACCGCCGGGGCCAGCCTGGAGGCGGCCGAGCGGGTCTGCGCCGAGAACGGGATCGAGCAGGACGAGGTGCTCGAGTTGCTCACCTCGCTGGTCGAGAAGTCGCTGCTGCGTACCGACGGCAGCCGCGCGCCGCGTTACCGGATGCTCGGCACGATCAAGGAGTACGCCGGGAACCGGCTCGTGGAGGCGGGGGAATCGGACCTCGCACGCCAGGCGCATCTCGCCTACTTCACCGAACTCGCCGAGACCGCCGACCCGCATCTTCGCCGCGCCGAGCAACTGGAATGGCTCGCCGCGCTCGATGTCGAGCACGACAACATCAGTTCCGCGATGCGTGGTGCGCTCGCGGCCGGCGAGGCGTACGGCGCGATGCGGCTCGCGGCGGGCGCCGGCTGGTACTGGTGGCTCAGCGGGCGCAAGGCCGAGGGCCTCGAACTGGTCACCGCGGCCACCCGGACGCCCGGCGAGGTGACCGACGACATCCGGGCCGTCGTGTACGCCCTTGTCGTGCACTTCATCAGCTCCGGACGGGCCGACGAGCACCAGGTGGCGGAGTGGATCCACAAGGGGTACCAGTCGAGTCTGCGCGCCCAGCGACGCCACCCGCTGTTGGGGTTCGTCGTTCCGCTGGAACGGATGTTGGAGGCGCCGGACGCGTTCCTGCCCGCCTGGGAAGCACTGCTGGACGACGGGGACCCCTGGGTACGCGCACTGGCCCGGCTTCAGCTCGGGAAGATGCGGATCATGCTCGGCCAGGAGGGGCCGGAGGCGGACGCGCATCTCGAGATGGCGCTCACCGAGTTCCGGGCCATCGGCGAACGGTTCGGAATCTCGTTCGCACTGACGGAGCTGGCGGACCGGCTCGCCACGCGCGGTGAGTTCGCCGGAGCGTGCGAGTACTACGAGCAGGCGGTCGAGGTGGTCACCCCGGTCGGTGCCACCGAGGATGTCATCCGGATGCGGTCGCGACAGGCGCGGCTGTACTGGCTGCTGGGCGACGAGGAGTCCAGCGCGGCCGCGATAGCCGAGGCGCAACGGTGCGCGGAACGGGTGACCTGGCCGGACGCGCTGGCCGAACTGGCCCTCGCGAAGGCGGAGATCGCCTACTGGGGCGGCAACGCCGAGGAGGCGCACCGACAACTCGACGTCGCGACGACCATGCTGGGCGACGAAGCAGAGCGGCCGAACATCCGGGCGGTGACCCACGACCTGCTCGGCTACCTTGTCGACGATCTCGCCGAGGCCCGTACGCACCGGGCGGTGGCCGCTCAGGCGGCTGCCGAGGCGGGGCACGCACCCCTGATCGCGCAGGTACTCGTCGGAGTCGCCGACCTGGCCCTCCGCCGGGAACAGTACGAGCAGGCCGCGCGGCTGCTCGCGGCCAGCGCCGCCGTACGCGGGATGCCGGATCGTTCCCACCCGGATCTGGCCCGGATCGAGCAGGCGGCGCGGCACCGCCTCGGCGACCCGGGGTTCGCCGAGGCGACTCGAGAAGGCACGCTGACGAACTGGTCCCAACTGGTCGAGGTCACGCTCGCCGCCTGA
- the katG gene encoding catalase/peroxidase HPI, translated as MSENHEAVVHDAEAGSESRCPVAHGRAPHPTEGGGNRGWWPNQLNLKILAKNPAVANPLGEEFDYAEAFKTLDLPAVKRDIAEVLTTSQEWWPADYGNYAPFMVRMAWHSAGTYRISDGRGGAGAGQQRFAPLNSWPDNGNLDKARRLLWPVKKKYGKNLSWADLLVLAGNVALESMGFKTFGFAGGRADVWEPDGDVYWGPETTWLGDARYTGDRELENPLAAVQMGLIYVNPEGPNGNPDPLASARDIRETFSRMAMNDEETVALIAGGHTFGKTHGAGPADHVGAEPEGAPLEEQGLGWRNTFGAGKGADTITSGLEGAWTNTPTTWDNSFFEILFGYEWELSKSPAGAHQWKPKDGAGAGTVPDAYDASKSHSPTMLTTDLALRVDPVYEEISRRFFANPDEFADAFARAWFKLTHRDMGPIVRYLGPEVPSETLLWQDPVPPVTHALVDAADVAALKGQILASGLSVSQLVSTAWASASTFRGGDKRGGANGARIRLEPQNGWEVNNPDELARVLHTLEGIQEAFNASQTGGKKVSLADLIVLGGSAAVEQAARDAGQAVEVPFTPGRTDASLEQTDVESFAPLEPTADGFRNYLGKGHRLPAEFLLVDKANLLTLSAPEMTVLVGGLRVLGANYQQSPLGVLTATPGSLTNDFFVNLLDLGTTWKPTSEDASTFEARNSATGEVIWTGSRVDLLFGSNSELRALAEVYASDDAREQFVRDFVAAWVKVMNLDRFDIA; from the coding sequence ATGTCCGAGAACCACGAGGCCGTCGTCCACGACGCCGAGGCGGGGAGCGAGTCCCGCTGCCCGGTCGCACACGGACGCGCCCCCCACCCGACCGAGGGTGGCGGCAACCGCGGCTGGTGGCCGAACCAGCTCAACCTGAAGATCCTCGCCAAGAACCCCGCCGTGGCCAACCCGCTCGGTGAGGAGTTCGACTACGCCGAGGCGTTCAAGACCCTCGACCTCCCCGCCGTGAAGCGGGACATCGCGGAGGTTCTGACGACCTCGCAGGAGTGGTGGCCGGCGGACTACGGCAACTACGCCCCGTTCATGGTCCGGATGGCGTGGCACAGCGCGGGCACCTACCGGATCAGCGACGGTCGCGGCGGTGCCGGCGCCGGGCAGCAGCGGTTCGCGCCGCTCAACAGCTGGCCGGACAACGGAAACCTGGACAAGGCCCGCCGCCTGCTGTGGCCGGTGAAGAAGAAGTACGGCAAGAACCTCTCCTGGGCCGATCTCCTGGTCCTCGCCGGCAACGTCGCCCTGGAGTCGATGGGCTTCAAGACCTTCGGCTTCGCCGGTGGCCGCGCGGACGTCTGGGAGCCCGACGGGGACGTCTACTGGGGTCCCGAGACCACCTGGCTCGGCGACGCCCGCTACACCGGTGACCGGGAGCTGGAGAACCCGCTCGCCGCGGTGCAGATGGGCCTCATCTACGTCAACCCGGAGGGCCCGAACGGCAACCCGGACCCGCTCGCCTCGGCCCGGGACATCCGCGAGACGTTCAGCCGGATGGCGATGAACGACGAGGAGACCGTCGCGCTGATCGCCGGCGGTCACACCTTCGGCAAGACCCACGGCGCGGGCCCGGCGGACCACGTCGGTGCCGAGCCCGAGGGCGCCCCGCTCGAGGAGCAGGGCCTGGGCTGGCGGAACACCTTCGGCGCAGGCAAGGGCGCCGACACGATCACCAGCGGGCTCGAGGGTGCCTGGACCAACACCCCGACCACCTGGGACAACAGCTTCTTCGAGATCCTCTTCGGGTACGAGTGGGAGCTGTCGAAGAGCCCGGCCGGCGCGCACCAGTGGAAGCCGAAGGACGGCGCGGGCGCCGGCACCGTTCCCGACGCGTACGACGCGTCGAAGAGCCACTCCCCGACGATGCTGACGACGGACCTCGCGCTCCGGGTAGACCCGGTCTACGAGGAGATCTCGCGGCGCTTCTTCGCCAACCCCGACGAGTTCGCGGACGCCTTCGCCCGGGCCTGGTTCAAGCTGACCCACCGCGACATGGGGCCGATCGTCCGCTACCTCGGCCCGGAGGTTCCGAGCGAGACGCTGCTGTGGCAGGACCCGGTTCCGCCGGTGACGCACGCACTCGTCGACGCGGCGGACGTCGCCGCCCTCAAGGGCCAGATCCTGGCCTCGGGGCTGTCGGTGTCCCAGCTCGTCTCCACCGCGTGGGCGTCGGCCTCGACGTTCCGGGGCGGCGACAAGCGCGGCGGCGCCAACGGGGCCCGGATCCGCCTCGAGCCGCAGAACGGCTGGGAGGTCAACAACCCCGACGAGCTGGCCAGGGTGCTGCACACCCTGGAGGGGATCCAGGAGGCGTTCAACGCCTCCCAGACCGGCGGAAAGAAGGTCTCGCTCGCCGACCTGATCGTGCTCGGTGGGTCCGCGGCCGTCGAGCAGGCCGCCCGCGACGCCGGCCAGGCCGTCGAGGTGCCCTTCACGCCGGGGCGTACGGACGCCTCGCTGGAGCAGACCGACGTGGAGTCCTTCGCCCCGCTGGAGCCGACGGCGGACGGGTTCCGCAACTACCTCGGCAAGGGCCACCGCCTGCCGGCCGAGTTCCTGCTGGTCGACAAGGCGAACCTGCTGACCCTGAGCGCGCCGGAGATGACGGTCCTGGTCGGCGGTCTCCGCGTCCTGGGTGCGAACTACCAGCAGTCGCCGCTGGGCGTCCTCACCGCGACCCCGGGCTCGCTGACCAACGACTTCTTCGTCAACCTGCTCGACCTGGGTACGACGTGGAAGCCGACGTCCGAGGACGCGAGCACCTTCGAGGCCCGTAACTCCGCCACGGGCGAGGTCATCTGGACCGGCAGCCGCGTCGACCTGCTCTTCGGGTCGAACTCGGAACTGCGCGCGCTCGCCGAGGTCTACGCGAGCGACGACGCGCGGGAGCAGTTCGTACGCGACTTCGTCGCGGCGTGGGTCAAGGTCATGAACCTGGACCGGTTCGACATCGCGTGA
- a CDS encoding ATP-binding cassette domain-containing protein, whose amino-acid sequence MRSSAIEVSGLRKAFGNKIVLDGIDLDVPAGTVFSLLGPNGAGKTTTVNVLTTLMKADGGTVRVAGHDVATEAKAVRAAVGVTGQFAAVDELLSGQENLQLMADLKRMGSAEGRRVVTELLERFDLVESAQKSASTYSGGMRRKLDLAMTLVGKPRIIFLDEPTTGLDPRSRRTMWEIVRELVADGVTIFLTTQYLEEADQLADRVAVLNQGRLVAQGTPDDLKRQVPGSHVRLRFTDAVQLDAAARVLAGSTRDDEALALRVPGDGGTKTLRALLDRLDEHSLSAEEFSVHTPDLDDVFLALTGHSTEVDAK is encoded by the coding sequence ATGAGAAGTTCAGCGATTGAAGTTTCCGGGCTACGCAAGGCTTTCGGGAACAAGATCGTGCTCGACGGCATCGATCTGGATGTTCCCGCGGGTACGGTCTTCTCCCTGCTCGGCCCGAACGGGGCGGGCAAGACGACGACGGTGAACGTGCTGACCACGCTGATGAAGGCCGACGGCGGGACGGTACGCGTCGCCGGGCATGACGTCGCGACCGAGGCCAAGGCCGTACGCGCGGCGGTCGGGGTCACCGGTCAGTTCGCGGCGGTGGACGAACTGCTGTCGGGGCAGGAGAACCTGCAGCTGATGGCGGATCTGAAGCGGATGGGTTCCGCCGAGGGTAGGCGGGTCGTCACGGAGCTGCTGGAGCGGTTCGATCTGGTGGAGTCGGCGCAGAAGTCGGCGTCGACGTACTCCGGGGGTATGCGCCGGAAGCTGGACCTGGCGATGACGCTGGTCGGCAAGCCACGGATCATCTTCCTGGACGAGCCGACGACAGGGTTGGATCCGCGCAGCCGCCGCACGATGTGGGAGATCGTCCGCGAGCTGGTGGCCGATGGCGTGACCATCTTCCTCACCACCCAGTACCTCGAGGAAGCCGACCAGCTAGCCGACCGGGTCGCGGTGCTCAACCAGGGCCGCCTGGTTGCCCAGGGCACTCCCGACGACCTCAAGCGCCAGGTCCCCGGCAGCCATGTCCGGCTCCGGTTCACCGACGCCGTCCAACTCGACGCGGCCGCGCGGGTCCTGGCCGGCTCGACCCGGGACGACGAGGCACTGGCCCTGCGGGTTCCCGGCGACGGTGGGACGAAGACCCTGCGGGCCCTGCTGGACCGGCTCGATGAGCACTCGCTCAGTGCCGAGGAGTTCTCCGTGCACACCCCAGACCTCGACGACGTATTCCTCGCCCTGACGGGCCACAGCACGGAGGTGGACGCGAAATGA
- a CDS encoding Fur family transcriptional regulator, protein MLRGAALRVTRPRVAVLNAVYAHPHADTDSIIGAVRRDLPEVSHQAVYDSLHALTAAGLVRRIQPSGSVARYESRVRDNHHHLVCRSCGRITDVDCAVGEAPCLTASHDSGFSIDEAEVIYWGVCPDCSTTGNS, encoded by the coding sequence ATGCTGCGCGGGGCCGCCCTGCGGGTGACCCGTCCCCGGGTGGCGGTGCTCAACGCGGTCTACGCACACCCGCACGCCGACACCGACTCGATCATCGGTGCGGTACGCAGGGATCTGCCCGAGGTGTCCCACCAGGCCGTGTACGACTCACTGCATGCGCTGACGGCCGCTGGCCTGGTCCGGCGCATCCAGCCCTCCGGTTCGGTGGCCCGCTACGAGTCGCGGGTCCGGGACAACCACCACCACCTCGTGTGCCGGTCGTGCGGCCGTATCACCGACGTCGACTGCGCCGTCGGCGAGGCGCCCTGCCTGACCGCGTCCCACGACAGCGGCTTCTCGATCGACGAAGCCGAGGTCATCTACTGGGGCGTCTGCCCCGACTGCTCCACCACAGGCAACTCCTGA